A DNA window from Betaproteobacteria bacterium contains the following coding sequences:
- a CDS encoding amino acid ABC transporter substrate-binding protein — protein MKFSTLSTLSAGLLASALLAVPATAQELTGTLKKIKDSGAITIGHRDASIPFSYYDDKQQPIGYSMDLCAAIVEEVKKELALPTLTVKYNPVTSQTRIPLMSNGTVDLECGSTTNTLTRQKQVSFAPVTFVTGTKLVAKKSSKIKSYKDLKNKTVVVTQGTTNERTIKALSDKENLNIKFLNAKDHAESFLTVESGRAVAFAMDDVLLYGLVAKSKKPKDFEVVGDYLSYDPYGMMYRKGDADFGVVVNRALAKLMATGDINKIYDKWFIGKLPSGESIGMPMSPLLKAGFQLQALPE, from the coding sequence ATGAAGTTTTCCACCCTTTCCACGCTGAGCGCCGGATTGCTGGCCTCAGCCCTGTTGGCGGTCCCGGCAACAGCGCAAGAACTTACCGGCACGCTGAAGAAAATCAAGGATAGCGGCGCCATCACCATCGGCCATCGCGATGCATCGATTCCTTTCTCCTACTACGATGACAAGCAACAGCCAATCGGCTATTCGATGGATCTTTGCGCGGCAATCGTCGAAGAAGTAAAGAAGGAACTGGCACTGCCGACGCTCACCGTCAAGTACAACCCGGTTACCTCGCAAACCCGTATTCCGCTGATGTCCAACGGTACGGTGGATCTCGAATGTGGTTCCACGACCAATACCCTGACACGCCAAAAGCAGGTTTCCTTCGCACCCGTCACCTTCGTGACTGGCACCAAACTGGTGGCGAAGAAATCCTCCAAAATCAAGTCCTACAAGGACCTGAAGAACAAGACCGTGGTCGTCACACAGGGCACCACCAACGAACGCACCATCAAGGCGCTTTCCGACAAGGAAAACCTGAATATCAAGTTCCTGAACGCCAAGGACCACGCTGAATCGTTCCTGACTGTAGAGTCCGGCCGCGCGGTGGCATTCGCGATGGACGATGTGCTGCTCTATGGCCTGGTGGCGAAATCCAAGAAGCCAAAGGATTTTGAAGTCGTTGGCGATTACCTGTCCTACGACCCATACGGCATGATGTATCGCAAGGGCGATGCTGATTTTGGTGTCGTGGTCAATCGCGCGCTTGCCAAACTGATGGCGACGGGCGACATCAACAAGATCTACGACAAGTGGTTCATCGGCAAACTGCCTTCAGGCGAATCTATCGGCATGCCGATGAGCCCGCTGCTGAAGGCTGGTTTCCAGCTGCAAGCCCTGCCGGAATAA
- a CDS encoding Mth938-like domain-containing protein, which produces MKLHLNSFDGQNSISGHGPGFVMVNSTRLETAAIVMPDKIISPWAVSDPSAMDIADFAVLLELKPELVLFGSGESFRFPHPRIMAAFSQARIGFDVMDTPAACRTYNVLTSEGRIVAAALLI; this is translated from the coding sequence ATGAAACTCCACCTCAATTCCTTCGATGGCCAGAACTCGATTTCTGGTCATGGTCCCGGCTTTGTCATGGTCAACAGCACGCGCCTGGAAACCGCTGCGATCGTCATGCCCGACAAAATCATCTCGCCTTGGGCCGTGTCCGATCCGTCTGCGATGGACATCGCCGATTTCGCCGTCTTGCTGGAGCTTAAACCCGAGTTGGTGCTTTTCGGCTCCGGGGAGTCCTTTCGTTTTCCGCACCCGCGCATCATGGCGGCTTTTTCCCAGGCGCGAATCGGCTTTGACGTCATGGATACCCCGGCCGCCTGCCGCACCTACAATGTGCTCACGAGCGAGGGCCGCATTGTCGCGGCCGCGTTGCTGATTTAG
- the alaC gene encoding alanine transaminase codes for MTHEFSRIKRLPPYVFNITAELKMAARHRGEDIIDMSMGNPDGATPQHIVDKLVEASKRPNTHGYSVSKGIPRLRKAIADWYKRRYDVDLDPETEAIVTIGSKEGLAHLMLATLDSGDMVLVPNPSYPIHIYGAVIAGAQIKHVQMTEGVDFVAEAEKAILESDPKPKMLILGFPSNPTAMCVELDFFARIVALAKANNLLVVHDLAYADITYDGWKAPSIMQVPGARDVAVEFFTLSKSYNMAGWRVGFMVGNKKLVAALTRMKGYHDYGTFTPIQVASIAALDGPQECVKEIVAEYQTRRDVLHKGLAEAGWVTTKPKATMYIWAKIPEPYRKMGSLEFAKKLLIEAKVCVSPGVGFGELGDDHVRFALIENAERTRQAVRGIKEMFRKDGFIKDVPQK; via the coding sequence ATGACTCACGAATTTTCCCGCATCAAGCGTCTGCCGCCCTACGTTTTCAATATCACCGCCGAACTGAAGATGGCGGCACGTCATCGTGGCGAGGACATCATCGACATGTCGATGGGCAACCCCGACGGCGCCACGCCACAGCACATCGTCGACAAGCTGGTCGAAGCGTCCAAGCGGCCCAATACGCACGGCTACTCTGTCTCTAAGGGAATTCCGCGTTTGCGCAAGGCGATTGCCGACTGGTACAAGCGGCGTTATGACGTCGATCTGGATCCGGAAACGGAAGCAATCGTTACCATCGGCTCCAAGGAGGGCCTTGCCCACCTGATGCTGGCCACGCTGGATAGCGGCGACATGGTGCTGGTACCAAACCCCAGCTACCCGATTCACATTTATGGTGCCGTCATTGCCGGCGCGCAAATCAAGCACGTGCAAATGACCGAGGGCGTCGATTTTGTCGCGGAGGCCGAAAAGGCGATCCTCGAGTCCGATCCGAAACCGAAGATGCTGATCCTCGGATTTCCGTCAAACCCGACGGCAATGTGCGTCGAGCTGGATTTTTTTGCGCGTATCGTGGCATTGGCAAAGGCCAACAATTTGCTGGTGGTGCACGACCTGGCCTACGCCGATATCACCTATGACGGCTGGAAAGCCCCGTCGATCATGCAGGTGCCGGGTGCGCGTGACGTGGCGGTCGAATTCTTCACCTTGTCAAAGTCGTACAACATGGCCGGCTGGCGGGTCGGGTTCATGGTCGGTAACAAGAAGCTGGTCGCCGCGCTGACGCGCATGAAGGGCTACCACGACTACGGCACCTTCACGCCCATCCAGGTGGCAAGCATCGCCGCCCTCGACGGCCCGCAGGAGTGCGTGAAAGAAATTGTCGCGGAATATCAGACTCGGCGCGACGTGCTGCACAAGGGATTGGCGGAAGCCGGCTGGGTGACCACCAAGCCCAAGGCAACCATGTACATCTGGGCAAAAATTCCCGAGCCATACCGGAAGATGGGCTCGCTGGAATTCGCGAAAAAACTTCTGATTGAGGCCAAGGTCTGTGTGTCCCCGGGCGTGGGTTTTGGCGAGCTGGGTGACGATCATGTACGGTTCGCGTTGATCGAAAACGCGGAGAGAACCAGGCAAGCCGTGAGGGGCATCAAGGAAATGTTTCGCAAGGATGGGTTTATCAAGGACGTTCCTCAAAAATAA
- a CDS encoding GNAT family N-acetyltransferase, whose amino-acid sequence MKIIPITNAIGEIIEREWLIQAEAVHRQLRPHLPLDYAGRMKAVFASGAEMSVCVRDGKVRGLTVFRIQEKTFSGREMYCDDLVTDEAERSTGVGHVLMQHMESIAAQRGCDCLALDSGCQRQQAHKFYFREGMTIPSFHFSKPIQKSAT is encoded by the coding sequence ATGAAAATCATTCCCATCACCAATGCCATCGGCGAAATCATCGAGCGCGAATGGCTCATCCAGGCCGAGGCCGTCCACCGGCAACTTCGACCACATTTGCCATTGGATTACGCCGGACGCATGAAAGCGGTCTTCGCCAGCGGCGCGGAAATGTCGGTATGCGTCCGCGATGGCAAAGTGCGCGGCCTCACGGTGTTCCGCATTCAGGAAAAAACCTTCAGCGGCCGCGAGATGTACTGCGATGATCTGGTCACCGACGAAGCCGAACGGTCTACTGGTGTCGGCCATGTTTTGATGCAGCACATGGAAAGCATCGCCGCGCAGCGCGGCTGCGATTGCCTCGCGCTGGATTCCGGCTGTCAGCGCCAGCAGGCACACAAATTTTACTTTCGCGAAGGCATGACCATTCCTTCGTTTCATTTTTCCAAACCCATTCAGAAATCCGCAACATGA
- a CDS encoding homoserine dehydrogenase, producing the protein MKPINVGLLGLGTVGSGTIEVLKRNREEISRRAGREIRVTHATARDLNKPRDFSLEGIELLPDGDALVSHPDIDIVCELIGGDTTTKELVLKAIANGKHVVTANKALLAKHGTEIFAAALKNRVMVAFEAAVAGGVPIIKALREGLTANRIEWIAGIINGTSNFILSEMRSRGASFEAVLKEAQDKGYAEADPTFDIEGIDAAHKLTILSAIAFGIPVQFDKAYTEGISQLTDKDIKYAEQLGYRIKLLGITRRANEGIELRVHPTLIPSKRLIANVEGVMNAILVKGDAVGATLYYGRGAGSEATASAVVADLVDVTRMLTSDPEHRVPHLAFQPDQLHDTPILKMEQVVTGCYLRLRAYDKPGVMADVTRILADGSISITAMLQKEAEEGEDVVDVIILTHPSLEKNVNAAIARIEALPTIAGKVVRIRMEELS; encoded by the coding sequence ATGAAACCGATCAACGTAGGACTGCTGGGACTCGGTACCGTCGGGTCCGGCACCATTGAAGTATTGAAACGTAATCGTGAGGAAATTTCCCGTCGCGCCGGACGCGAAATTCGCGTCACGCATGCTACCGCGCGCGATCTCAACAAGCCCCGCGATTTTTCACTCGAGGGAATTGAGTTGTTGCCCGATGGTGATGCGCTGGTCAGCCATCCCGATATCGACATCGTTTGTGAATTAATCGGTGGCGACACCACCACCAAAGAACTGGTGCTGAAGGCGATCGCCAATGGCAAGCATGTGGTGACAGCCAACAAGGCGCTGCTCGCCAAACATGGCACCGAAATCTTCGCCGCTGCGCTGAAAAACCGGGTGATGGTGGCCTTTGAGGCCGCCGTCGCGGGTGGTGTACCGATCATCAAGGCGCTGCGCGAGGGGTTGACGGCGAACCGCATCGAGTGGATCGCCGGGATCATCAACGGCACCTCCAATTTCATCCTGTCGGAAATGCGTTCGCGCGGTGCGAGTTTCGAGGCGGTACTGAAAGAAGCGCAAGACAAGGGTTATGCCGAAGCCGATCCCACATTTGATATCGAAGGTATCGACGCCGCGCACAAGCTCACCATCCTGTCGGCCATCGCGTTCGGCATTCCGGTGCAGTTCGACAAAGCCTATACCGAAGGCATCTCTCAACTCACCGACAAGGACATCAAGTACGCCGAACAACTGGGCTACCGCATCAAACTCCTTGGCATCACCCGCCGGGCAAACGAGGGCATCGAGCTGCGGGTGCATCCGACGCTGATTCCGTCGAAGCGGCTGATCGCGAACGTGGAGGGCGTGATGAATGCCATCCTTGTCAAAGGCGATGCGGTTGGCGCAACGCTGTACTACGGGCGCGGCGCCGGGTCGGAAGCCACCGCCAGCGCGGTGGTCGCCGATCTCGTTGATGTAACGCGTATGCTGACCTCCGACCCGGAACACCGCGTGCCGCATCTCGCGTTCCAGCCCGATCAATTGCACGACACGCCGATACTGAAAATGGAACAGGTCGTGACCGGCTGCTACCTGCGATTGCGTGCGTACGACAAGCCCGGCGTGATGGCCGATGTCACACGCATTCTGGCCGACGGCTCCATATCGATAACCGCCATGCTGCAAAAGGAAGCGGAAGAGGGCGAAGATGTCGTGGACGTGATCATCCTCACCCACCCGTCACTGGAGAAAAATGTCAATGCAGCGATCGCACGCATTGAAGCGCTGCCAACCATTGCCGGCAAGGTCGTGCGGATTCGCATGGAAGAACTGAGCTGA
- a CDS encoding VOC family protein has protein sequence MRLNQVTVTVTDIESASAFYRTLGLKTIVKSPHYARFECPQGESTFSIHLGEVSAVASTVVYFENEQLDAVVKKLKSEGITFDSEPADQRWLWREARLRDPSGNPICLFHAGDNRLNPPWRLPEVVS, from the coding sequence ATGCGCCTCAACCAGGTCACTGTCACGGTGACGGACATCGAATCGGCGTCCGCGTTCTATCGCACGCTCGGGCTCAAGACGATTGTGAAAAGCCCGCATTACGCCCGCTTCGAATGCCCGCAGGGAGAAAGCACGTTCTCGATCCACCTGGGCGAGGTGTCAGCGGTGGCATCAACCGTGGTGTACTTCGAGAACGAACAACTCGATGCGGTGGTCAAAAAACTGAAATCCGAGGGGATTACATTTGATTCCGAGCCCGCCGACCAGCGCTGGCTTTGGCGCGAGGCGCGATTGCGTGATCCCAGCGGCAATCCGATTTGCCTGTTCCATGCCGGTGACAACCGGCTCAATCCTCCATGGCGTTTGC